A stretch of Castanea sativa cultivar Marrone di Chiusa Pesio chromosome 2, ASM4071231v1 DNA encodes these proteins:
- the LOC142625237 gene encoding uncharacterized protein LOC142625237 codes for MGMLATLNRFISKFADRCQPFYQLLKRWKGFQWDEECDRAFQDLKDYLGQAPTLSAPERGEDLYMYLSVSEHAASAVLLRDNGAQRPVYYISKMLVDAETRFDFTGRIAKWGTRLGFFDIRYKPRNFVKGQVLEDFIAEFSLRAKSMTGVVEVRPWRVFMDGASNVAGAGAGIVVITPEDLKLEHLFKLGFRASNNEVEYEALLAGLRVVMDLGAKEVEVYSDSLFMVSQVQGNFEAKDPWMIEYLRLASR; via the exons ATGGGTATGCTGGCTACTCTTAACCGATTTATTTCCAAGTTCGCCGATCGGTGCCAGCCTTTTTACCAACTTCTAAAGAGGTGGAAAGGGTTCCAGTGGGACGAGGAGTGTGACAGGGCCTTCCAAGATCTAAAGGATTACCTTGGCCAGGCACCGACGTTGTCAGCCCCAGAACGGGGAGAAGACTTGTACATGTACCTCTCCGTATCCGAGCATGCAGCGAGCGCCGTACTATTAAGGGATAACGGTGCACAGCGCCCAGTTTATTACATCAGCAAGATGCTAGTCGACGCGGAGACTAG ATTTGACTTTACGGGGAGGATAGCCAAGTGGGGGACTCGGCTGGGCTTCTTCGACATCAGATACAAGCCGAGGAACTTTGTGAAGGGACAAGTACTTGAGGATTTTATTGCCGAGTTCTCACTGAGAGCTAAAAGCATGACTGGTGTGGTAGAAGTCAGGCCATGGAGGGTGTTTATGGACGGAGCGTCCAATGTGGCTGGAGCGGGGGCAGGGATCGTGGTCATCACCCCGGAAGATCTAAAGCTAGAACACTTATTCAAGTTAGGCTTCAGGGCTTCTAACAATGAGGTTGAATACGAGGCTCTGCTGGCAGGACTAAGGGTTGTCATGGATCTGGGGGCAAAGGAGGTGGAGGTATACTCGGACTCCCTCTTCATGGTTAGTCAGGTCCAAGGGAACTTCGAGGCCAAGGATCCCTGGATGATAGAATACTTGCGGCTAGCAAGCAGATGA